From the Lathyrus oleraceus cultivar Zhongwan6 chromosome 3, CAAS_Psat_ZW6_1.0, whole genome shotgun sequence genome, the window TCACGACTTGGAATGATTTGAAGAGAGTTTTCCTAGAGAGTTACTTTCCTGCCTCCAGGGCTGCATCGATCCGAAAAGAtatatgtggtattagacagggAAATGAGTCATTGGCTGAGTATCGGGAGAGATTCAAACAATTAGTATCCAGCTACCCTCAACATCAAATTACCGAACAACTGCTTATTCAGTATTTCTATGAGGGATTGTTGCCAATGGATAGAAACATTCTTGATGTTGTTGCTGGTGGAGCACTTGTCGATAAAACTCCAGTTGCTGCTAAAGCCCTAattgagaacatgtcactcaACTCCCAACAATTCACAACCAGAAATAATTATACGGTCCAAACAAAAGGTGTGAATGACATTCAGGTTTCCTCTTCCAACAAGGCTTTAGAAACCAGAATTGAAGAGCTTACTTCTTTAGTGAAACAAATGATAGTGAGTAAACCTCAAACAACAAAGTTGTGTGATATTTATACTTATACTGAACATCCAACTGACGTATGTCATATTCTTCAAGATGATTCGGTCACTCAGTTTCCTCAAGCATATGCAGCTAACTTTTTCAACCAAAGCAACAATCAGAGAGGGTACAACATTCCTGACTTGTCTACCAACAAATAtcatcccaattggaggaaccatctaaaccttcgatatggaaaccaTCAGCCCACCCAACAACAATTAGTCATACCCCTGCCACAACCACAAACCACTCCCCAAGTCTCCACCTCTGCACCTTCCGGACCTTCATTGGAggatcttgtcaaacaaatggctgtTAACAATCTCCAATTTCAGCAACAAATAGATTCcagtattcagactttgcagaCACAGATTGGACAGCTTACCACTTCGATGAATGCCATACAGCAAGCCCAAGGATCAAACCAAATTCCTGCCCAAACAGTTGTGAATCCAAAAGGCCttaatgctaatgtgagtgcaatttccttgagatccgaGAAGGTAACAGAACTagccccagaaaaaaataaaaaaaattcttgaGGTAACACCTGAACCTTCTTCCGTTGTGATAGAAACTGAACCCTTTGTTGTGGTagaaattgaaaaagaaaaagagaaggagtATGTGCTACCAGTTCCTTTCCCACATAGAATACTGAAAAATAATAGGACTGGTGATGGAGACAAGGAGAGAGAGAGATTTTAGATGTGTTCAGAAAAGTGGCGGTAAACATTCCGCTTCTTGATGTTATTAAGCAGGTTCCAAAGTATGCAAAATTTCTAAAAGACTTGTGCACAAGTAAGAAAAGGTTGAAGGGCAATGAGAGAGTAAATTTGGGATGAAACATTTCAGCCCTTATCCAGCCTAAACATTCACCTGAGAAATCTATTGTTTCATCCCTCAATCAGGCCATACCCCAAAAGTGCAAGGATTCAGGAACTTTTGATATTCCATGTACcattggggatagtaaattcgacaattgcatgcttgatttgggagcaGACATTAATATTATGCCTACTTCTGTTTATAATAACCTTGATCTTGGTCCTTTACAACATACAAGTTTAATCATTCAACTAGCGAGCAGAAGTAATGCTCGCCCTATTGGAGTAGTGGAAGATGTgcttgttcaagttaatgacttg encodes:
- the LOC127131768 gene encoding uncharacterized protein LOC127131768, yielding MEYVENFNLISEMVGDALGVNVTYDEPEDFDGEGLPNEKAQRFYQLLNEMHMSLFEGSSDTKLSMCVRLLASKSNWNVPGEDPHKHLKEFQVVCSTPLRPEGITEDHIKLRAFPSSLQGAAKDWLYYLESNSVTTWNDLKRVFLESYFPASRAASIRKDICGIRQGNESLAEYRERFKQLVSSYPQHQITEQLLIQYFYEGLLPMDRNILDVVAGGALVDKTPVAAKALIENMSLNSQQFTTRNNYTVQTKGVNDIQVSSSNKALETRIEELTSLVKQMIVSKPQTTKLCDIYTYTEHPTDVCHILQDDSVTQFPQAYAANFFNQSNNQRGYNIPDLSTNKYHPNWRNHLNLRYGNHQPTQQQLVIPLPQPQTTPQVSTSAPSGPSLEDLVKQMAVNNLQFQQQIDSSIQTLQTQIGQLTTSMNAIQQAQGSNQIPAQTVVNPKGLNANVSAISLRSEKISTFWTCMEKQIQADRLSF